Proteins found in one Neurospora crassa OR74A linkage group II, whole genome shotgun sequence genomic segment:
- a CDS encoding nonspecific lipid-transfer protein, with protein MAPRQKKPCYVLGVGMTKFIKPRGKVDYTELGFEAGVKAMLDAQISYDDVEQGIACYCYGDSTCGQRVFYQFGMTQIPIYNVNNNCSTGSTGLAMGRNFISSGAADCVLVVGFEKMQAGSLQSHFNDRENPLGTTYKMMATTRGVTKAPGAAQMFGNAGREYMEKYGAKPEDFAEIARINHAHSVNNPYSQFQDVYTLDQIMQSPKVHEPLTKLQCCPTSDGGAAAVLVSQEFLDARPHLKDQAILIAGQCLATDAPSLFSKSAIDLMGWDMTQHAARVAMKEAGVKPSDFAVCELHDCFSANEMILIDALGFSEPGKAHEFVRAGNITYGGKVVVNPSGGLISKGHPLGATGIAQCAELVWHLRGWANNRNVPHTKYALQHNLGLGGAAVVTVYKRADGKEAPVIDSATVGKLSKLGYNPAVEAKGFTAEQVKAVRSREKVNEWALQDTMTKVEARF; from the exons ATGGCCCCCAGGCAGAAGAAGCCATGCTACGTCCTCGGCGTGGGCATGACCAAGTTCATCAAACCCAGAGGTAAAGTGGACTATACCGAGCTTGGTTTTGAGGCTGGTGTCAAGGCCATGCTCGATGCGCAGATTTCCTATGACGATGTTGAGCAGGGTATCGCCTGTTACTGCTACGGCGACTCGACATGTGGTCAGCGCGTCTTCTACCAGTTCGGCATGACTCAGATCCCCATCTAcaacgtcaacaacaactgcTCGACTGGCTCGACAGGTCTGGCCATGGGCCGTAATTTCATCTCGAGTGGGGCGGCCGATTGTGTATTGGTGGTGGGCTTCGAAAAGATGCAGGCTGGTAGTTTGCAGAGCCATTTCAACGACAGAGAGAACCCTCTCGGAACGACATATAAGATGATGGCCACCACCAGGGGAGTTACCAAGGCACCTGGTGCCGCTCAGATGTTTGGTAATGCCGGCCGAGAGTATATGGAGAA GTACGGCGCCAAGCCCGAGGACTTTGCCGAGATCGCTCGTATTAATCACGCCCACTCCGTCAACAACCCATACTCGCAGTTCCAGGACGTATACACCCTTGACCAGATTATGCAGTCACCCAAGGTCCACGAGCCATTGACGAAGCTTCAGTGCTGCCCAACTTCTGATGGTGGCGCGGCAGCAGTCTTGGTTTCACAGGAGTTCCTGGACGCCCGCCCTCACCTCAAGGACCAAGCCATCCTCATTGCCGGTCAATGCCTGGCCACTGATGCGCCCAGCCTGTTCTCAAAGAGCGCCATTGACTTGATGGGTTGGGACATGACCCAGCACGCTGCGCGTGTTGCCATGAAGGAGGCCGGTGTCAAGCCCAGTGACTTCGCTGTATGCGAACTTCACGACTGCTTCAGTGCCAACGAGATGATCTTGATTGACGCTCTGGGTTTCTCCGAGCCCGGCAAGGCGCACGAGTTTGTGCGCGCCGGTAATATCACATATGGTGGCAAGGTCGTCGTCAACCCCAGTGGAGGTCTCATCTCCAAGGGCCACCCTCTAGGCGCCACTGGTATTGCTCAGTGCGCCGAGTTGGTATGGCACCTCCGAGGATGGGCCAACAACCGCAATGTGCCTCACACCAAATACGCGCTCCAGCACAACCTTGGACTTGGTGGTGCCGCTGTTGTCACCGTCTACAAGCGCGCCGACGGCAAGGAGGCGCCAGTTATCGACTCGGCGACGGTTGGAAAGCTCAGCAAGCTGGGCTATAACCCGGCGGTCGAGGCCAAGGGCTTTACGGCGGAGCAGGTCAAGGCTGTTCGCAGCAGGGAGAAGGTGAACGAGTGGGCGTTGCAAGATACCATGACCAAGGTCGAGGCTCGCTTCTGA
- the mig-8 gene encoding pirin — protein MKNFFLVTIISILVGICSIFLLPIDLLQVDISTLTNQLLNYTNINTYFATQPSEDISASSTSSSNPTIVITTTPTAANMSVPRLIRKIFLATEQAEGAGARVRRSIGTPQLRNFSPFLMLDHFTIRPGSGFPDHPHRGQETITYLLSGGVDHEDFAGNKGTIEAGDLQFMTAGRGIMHAEMPRQNPDGSANVGLQLWVDLPKELKSCEPRYRDLKAQEIPTVETDEGRVKIKVISGKSHGVDSVKDLAYTPVWILDVEVKPGGKVVQEVPEGWNAFAYTLEGTAIFSSGKDGEKRTVEQFHNVVFEPQGEAVYAEVDAGAEKPARFVLVAGTPLDQKVVQYGPFVLNSQEEVYQAFVDYQTHSNGFERAQGWRSEIGKSMRH, from the coding sequence ATGAAGAACTTTTTTCTTgtcaccatcatctccatcctTGTTGGAATTTGTTCCATCTTCCTACTGCCTATCGACCTTTTACAAGTCGACATCTCTACACTGACAAACCAACTACTCAACTACACGAACATCAACACCTATTTCGCAACTCAACCCTCAGAAGATATCTCtgcttcttctacttcttcatCAAACCCAACCATAGTCATCACAACAACCCCCACCGCCGCAAACATGTCCGTCCCGCGCCTCATCCGCAAAATCTTCCTCGCCACCGAACAGGCCGAGGGCGCCGGTGCCCGCGTGCGTCGCTCCATCGGCACCCCTCAGCTCCGCAACTTCTCTCCCTTCCTCATGCTCGACCACTTCACCATCCGTCCCGGCTCCGGCTTCCCCGACCACCCCCACCGCGGTCAAGAAACCATCACCTACTTGCTTTCCGGCGGCGTCGACCACGAGGACTTTGCCGGCAACAAGGGCACCATTGAGGCGGGCGACCTGCAGTTCATGACGGCGGGCAGGGGTATCATGCACGCCGAGATGCCGCGCCAGAACCCGGACGGGAGCGCCAACGTGGGATTGCAGCTTTGGGTGGACCTGCCCAAGGAGCTCAAGTCGTGCGAGCCGCGGTACCGGGACCTGAAGGCGCAAGAGATCCCCACGGTCGAGACGGACGAGGGACGCGTCAAGATCAAGGTGATCAGCGGCAAGAGTCACGGGGTGGACAGCGTCAAGGACCTGGCGTACACGCCCGTGTGGATTCTGGATGTGGAGGTGAAGCCCGGTGGCAAGGTGGTGCAGGAGGTGCCGGAGGGGTGGAACGCGTTTGCGTATACTTTGGAGGGCACCGCCATCTTCAGCTCGGGCAAGGACGGCGAGAAGAGGACGGTGGAGCAATTCCACAATGTGGTGTTTGAGCCGCAGGGCGAGGCGGTTTATGCCGAGGTGGATGCGGGCGCGGAGAAGCCGGCGAGGTTTGTTTTGGTTGCGGGAACACCGCTCGATCAGAAGGTGGTGCAGTATGGCCCGTTTGTGCTGAACAGTCAGGAGGAGGTGTACCAGGCTTTTGTGGATTACCAGACGCATTCGAACGGGTTTGAGAGGGCGCAGGGGTGGAGGAGCGAGATTGGAAAGTCGATGAGGCACTAA
- a CDS encoding DENN domain-containing protein, variant, which produces MMQSLKTHASFQRPRTSERDVGSVARDQADVNPAIPSRSSSLHSRITQPMPNSLSGKPQQRTPKTLTHAYMVCGVGREPSQWVKAPAPAQGKIGHMKGAVGQFWLPEILGSSPRLEQDNDIARALHNAMRACFPHDVEICTGRSQPHCVHHAFVLQQDSSHTLYGICLRVWSRADEKRAETIRELRRRTEPDFFDNPDEQYWIPYCLSFLSRYPLYNLLGDYLRGMWIHWNKATNLFHAEEVSRILSFPAPRLNDLVRIDMKDYALCYQFPSSPTGFQNFAMWPLFNCLSIPNIVGVIEAAISPTRRIIFVSHYPAMLTMAAETVRFAVRVYEWSGLYVPIVHARHATQLVEEPGPYILGITAECRSLFTPPADALVVDLDRNFVLTSSPPNALSPSQRNKFVTRLTQALNGDVTPSGVPPHLRSAYGGGKLIPAGQIIVMRGEVESIQDPDWWNQDAVMSVMDHVCEKMGRNTGIKAVFGGSAKKPLMTKVSMRHLNEIVRERNQYSRDAMEAWQDFINLKGRMETELSKVTKRNNYLNDELESWKQQFLKFQTFAETLTKETQDLKAKIENSKRENRRLGSLIEEHRSDYNRLQMRLQGTEKQRDDALEALVLQQEIAEELERERKRNRKELTALQHTNNTITRQRDEARRVVLHLRSLISGQHHHMEHIVKTMTSPQELAAEIEAGFVAAAQEAEEATAGEEPNSERFIKNLTLASKRISSQTFVDVADRHLKDKTDAIAHIIRNIAEQCQAAVDGLQLAQDAEIGTHHEPLSAKGAGMYSKSRRGSNLSIAHSDDGTSVATTEAGDDSFLHPGASGRVSSIPPTPDLIPNRSSTSMSIASTATTPERTSQQYSLGHHDIPTRILEDDEDELAGERSESENPIPHEPSNFVGKHAESLIHRPSGARISALGSSR; this is translated from the exons ATGATGCAGTCTTTAAAAACCCACGCCTCGTTCCAACGGCCACGGACCAGCGAGCGTGATGTCGGTTCCGTCGCCCGCGATCAGGCCGACGTCAATCCCGCCATCCCCAGCCGCAGCTCGTCCCTTCACTCCCGCATCACCCAACCAATGCCTAACTCGCTCAGTGGCAAGCCTCAGCAGCGCACCCCCAAGACCTTGACTCATGCCTACATGGTGTGTGGTGTCGGCCGTGAGCCTTCACAATGGGTCAAGGCTCCTGCTCCGGCTCAGGGCAAGATCGGTCACATGAAGGGCGCTGTTGGCCAATTCTGGCTTCCTGAGATCCTGGGCAGCAGTCCGAGGTTGGAACAGGACAATGACATTGCTCGCGCTCTTCACAACGCCATGAGG GCTTGCTTTCCCCACGACGTCGAAATTTGCACTGGCAGAAGTCAACCACACTGCGTTCACCATGCCTTCGTTCTTCAGCAGGATTCCTCCCACACCTTGTACGGAATTTGCTTGCGTGTCTGGTCCCGCGCCGACGAGAAGAGAGCCGAGACGATTCGGGAgctgagaaggaggaccGAACCTGATTTTTTCGACAACCCGGATGAGCAGTACTGGATCCCTTACTGCTTGTCTTTCCTTTCTCGCTATCCGCTCTACAACCTGCTTGGCGACTACCTTCGTGGCATGTGGATTCACTGGAACAAGGCTACTAACCTTTTCCACGCGGAGGAGGTGTCCCGGATTCTCAGCTTCCCTGCTCCTCGCTTGAACGACCTGGTCCGCATCGACATGAAGGATTATGCGCTGTGCTACCAGTTTCCCTCGTCGCCCACGGGTTTCCAGAACTTTGCCATGTGGCCGCTGTTCAACTGCTTGTCTATTCCCAACATCGTTGGTGTCATCGAGGCGGCTATCTCGCCGACTCGCCGCATCATCTTTGTCAGTCACTACCCGGCCATGTTGACGATGGCTGCTGAGACTGTTCGCTTTGCTGTGCGCGTTTATGAGTGGAGTGGTCTTTATGTCCCTATCGTTCATGCCCGCCATGCTACTCAGCTTGTTGAAGAGCCTGGTCCGTATATCCTGGGTATCACGGCCGAGTGTAGGTCGCTCTTCACGCCTCCTGCGGATGCTCTGGTTGTGGATCTCGACCGCAACTTTGTTCTCACTTCAAGCCCACCCAATGCCCTTTCTCCTAGTCAGCGCAATAAGTTTGTGACCCGTCTAACTCAAGCTCTCAACGGGGACGTCACGCCTTCTGGCGTTCCTCCCCACCTTCGCTCCGCTTATGGCGGTGGAAAGCTGATCCCCGCTGGCCAGATCATTGTCATGCGTGGAGAGGTGGAGTCGATCCAGGACCCTGACTGGTGGAACCAGGATGCCGTCATGTCTGTCATGGATCATGTGTGCGAGAAGATGGGCCGCAACACCGGCATCAAGGCCGTCTTTGGTGGTTCCGCCAAGAAACCTCTGATGACAAAGGTGTCTATGAGGCACCTGAATGAAATTGTTCGTGAGCGAAACCAGTACTCGCGCGATGCGATGGAGGCTTGGCAGGATTTCATCAACCTCAAGGGGCGTATGGAGACGGAGCTCAGCAAGGTCACCAAGAGGAACAACTACCTTAACGATGAGCTGGAGAGCTGGAAGCAGCAGTTCCTCAAGTTCCAGACCTTTGCCGAGACCCTCACCAAGGAGACCCAGGACCTCAAGGCCAAGATCGAAAACTCGAAACGCGAGAACCGTCGTCTGGGCAGCCTTATCGAGGAGCATAGGAGCGACTACAACCGCCTACAGATGCGCCTCCAGGGTACGGAGAAGCAACGTGACGACGCTCTTGAGGCCCTTGTGCTTCAGCAGGAAATCGccgaggagttggagagggaGCGTAAGAGAAATAGGAAGGAGCTTACTGCCCTGCaacacaccaacaacaccattaCCCGGCAACGCGATGAGGCCCGTCGCGTGGTGCTTCACCTTCGTAGTCTGATTTCTGGCCAACACCATCATATGGAGCACATTGTCAAGACTATGACCTCTCCACAGGAGTTGGCTGCTGAGATTGAAGCCGGCTTTGTCGCAGCTGCGCAGGAGGCAGAGGAGGCTACTG CCGGCGAGGAGCCCAACAGTGAGAGGTTCATCAAGAACCTCACCCTGGCGAGCAAGCGCATTTCGTCCCAGACCTTTGTTGACGTGGCGGACCGTCATCTCAAGGACAAGACCGATGCCATTGCGCACATCATCCGTAACATCGCCGAGCAGTGCCAAGCGGCGGTAGACGGACTCCAGCTGGCGCAAGACGCCGAAATTGGCACACACCACGAACCACTCTCGGCGAAAGGGGCCGGGATGTATTCAAAAAGCAGGAGAGGGAGTAATCTCTCAATCGCCCACAGCGATGACGGCACCTCGGTCGCGACCACCGAGGCCGGCGACGACTCTTTTCTCCACCCCGGTGCTAGTGGACGGGTCTCCAGCATCCCGCCGACACCGGATCTCATTCCCAACCGCAGCAGCACTAGCATGTCAATCGCTAGCACGGCGACGACCCCTGAGCGCACCTCCCAACAGTATAGCCTGGGGCACCACGATATCCCCACCAGAATcctcgaagacgacgaggatgagctcGCCGGTGAACGGAGCGAGAGTGAGAACCCCATCCCGCATGAGCCAAGTAATTTCGTCGGCAAGCACGCAGAGTCCCTGATCCACCGTCCTTCGGGTGCGAGGATCAGCGCCCTGGGTAGCTCTCGTTAA
- a CDS encoding DENN domain-containing protein codes for MMQSLKTHASFQRPRTSERDVGSVARDQADVNPAIPSRSSSLHSRITQPMPNSLSGKPQQRTPKTLTHAYMVCGVGREPSQWVKAPAPAQGKIGHMKGAVGQFWLPEILGSSPRLEQDNDIARALHNAMRACFPHDVEICTGRSQPHCVHHAFVLQQDSSHTLYGICLRVWSRADEKRAETIRELRRRTEPDFFDNPDEQYWIPYCLSFLSRYPLYNLLGDYLRGMWIHWNKATNLFHAEEVSRILSFPAPRLNDLVRIDMKDYALCYQFPSSPTGFQNFAMWPLFNCLSIPNIVGVIEAAISPTRRIIFVSHYPAMLTMAAETVRFAVRVYEWSGLYVPIVHARHATQLVEEPGPYILGITAECRSLFTPPADALVVDLDRNFVLTSSPPNALSPSQRNKFVTRLTQALNGDVTPSGVPPHLRSAYGGGKLIPAGQIIVMRGEVESIQDPDWWNQDAVMSVMDHVCEKMGRNTGIKAVFGGSAKKPLMTKVSMRHLNEIVRERNQYSRDAMEAWQDFINLKGRMETELSKVTKRNNYLNDELESWKQQFLKFQTFAETLTKETQDLKAKIENSKRENRRLGSLIEEHRSDYNRLQMRLQGTEKQRDDALEALVLQQEIAEELERERKRNRKELTALQHTNNTITRQRDEARRVVLHLRSLISGQHHHMEHIVKTMTSPQELAAEIEAGFVAAAQEAEEATGKPGEEPNSERFIKNLTLASKRISSQTFVDVADRHLKDKTDAIAHIIRNIAEQCQAAVDGLQLAQDAEIGTHHEPLSAKGAGMYSKSRRGSNLSIAHSDDGTSVATTEAGDDSFLHPGASGRVSSIPPTPDLIPNRSSTSMSIASTATTPERTSQQYSLGHHDIPTRILEDDEDELAGERSESENPIPHEPSNFVGKHAESLIHRPSGARISALGSSR; via the exons ATGATGCAGTCTTTAAAAACCCACGCCTCGTTCCAACGGCCACGGACCAGCGAGCGTGATGTCGGTTCCGTCGCCCGCGATCAGGCCGACGTCAATCCCGCCATCCCCAGCCGCAGCTCGTCCCTTCACTCCCGCATCACCCAACCAATGCCTAACTCGCTCAGTGGCAAGCCTCAGCAGCGCACCCCCAAGACCTTGACTCATGCCTACATGGTGTGTGGTGTCGGCCGTGAGCCTTCACAATGGGTCAAGGCTCCTGCTCCGGCTCAGGGCAAGATCGGTCACATGAAGGGCGCTGTTGGCCAATTCTGGCTTCCTGAGATCCTGGGCAGCAGTCCGAGGTTGGAACAGGACAATGACATTGCTCGCGCTCTTCACAACGCCATGAGG GCTTGCTTTCCCCACGACGTCGAAATTTGCACTGGCAGAAGTCAACCACACTGCGTTCACCATGCCTTCGTTCTTCAGCAGGATTCCTCCCACACCTTGTACGGAATTTGCTTGCGTGTCTGGTCCCGCGCCGACGAGAAGAGAGCCGAGACGATTCGGGAgctgagaaggaggaccGAACCTGATTTTTTCGACAACCCGGATGAGCAGTACTGGATCCCTTACTGCTTGTCTTTCCTTTCTCGCTATCCGCTCTACAACCTGCTTGGCGACTACCTTCGTGGCATGTGGATTCACTGGAACAAGGCTACTAACCTTTTCCACGCGGAGGAGGTGTCCCGGATTCTCAGCTTCCCTGCTCCTCGCTTGAACGACCTGGTCCGCATCGACATGAAGGATTATGCGCTGTGCTACCAGTTTCCCTCGTCGCCCACGGGTTTCCAGAACTTTGCCATGTGGCCGCTGTTCAACTGCTTGTCTATTCCCAACATCGTTGGTGTCATCGAGGCGGCTATCTCGCCGACTCGCCGCATCATCTTTGTCAGTCACTACCCGGCCATGTTGACGATGGCTGCTGAGACTGTTCGCTTTGCTGTGCGCGTTTATGAGTGGAGTGGTCTTTATGTCCCTATCGTTCATGCCCGCCATGCTACTCAGCTTGTTGAAGAGCCTGGTCCGTATATCCTGGGTATCACGGCCGAGTGTAGGTCGCTCTTCACGCCTCCTGCGGATGCTCTGGTTGTGGATCTCGACCGCAACTTTGTTCTCACTTCAAGCCCACCCAATGCCCTTTCTCCTAGTCAGCGCAATAAGTTTGTGACCCGTCTAACTCAAGCTCTCAACGGGGACGTCACGCCTTCTGGCGTTCCTCCCCACCTTCGCTCCGCTTATGGCGGTGGAAAGCTGATCCCCGCTGGCCAGATCATTGTCATGCGTGGAGAGGTGGAGTCGATCCAGGACCCTGACTGGTGGAACCAGGATGCCGTCATGTCTGTCATGGATCATGTGTGCGAGAAGATGGGCCGCAACACCGGCATCAAGGCCGTCTTTGGTGGTTCCGCCAAGAAACCTCTGATGACAAAGGTGTCTATGAGGCACCTGAATGAAATTGTTCGTGAGCGAAACCAGTACTCGCGCGATGCGATGGAGGCTTGGCAGGATTTCATCAACCTCAAGGGGCGTATGGAGACGGAGCTCAGCAAGGTCACCAAGAGGAACAACTACCTTAACGATGAGCTGGAGAGCTGGAAGCAGCAGTTCCTCAAGTTCCAGACCTTTGCCGAGACCCTCACCAAGGAGACCCAGGACCTCAAGGCCAAGATCGAAAACTCGAAACGCGAGAACCGTCGTCTGGGCAGCCTTATCGAGGAGCATAGGAGCGACTACAACCGCCTACAGATGCGCCTCCAGGGTACGGAGAAGCAACGTGACGACGCTCTTGAGGCCCTTGTGCTTCAGCAGGAAATCGccgaggagttggagagggaGCGTAAGAGAAATAGGAAGGAGCTTACTGCCCTGCaacacaccaacaacaccattaCCCGGCAACGCGATGAGGCCCGTCGCGTGGTGCTTCACCTTCGTAGTCTGATTTCTGGCCAACACCATCATATGGAGCACATTGTCAAGACTATGACCTCTCCACAGGAGTTGGCTGCTGAGATTGAAGCCGGCTTTGTCGCAGCTGCGCAGGAGGCAGAGGAGGCTACTGGTAAGC CCGGCGAGGAGCCCAACAGTGAGAGGTTCATCAAGAACCTCACCCTGGCGAGCAAGCGCATTTCGTCCCAGACCTTTGTTGACGTGGCGGACCGTCATCTCAAGGACAAGACCGATGCCATTGCGCACATCATCCGTAACATCGCCGAGCAGTGCCAAGCGGCGGTAGACGGACTCCAGCTGGCGCAAGACGCCGAAATTGGCACACACCACGAACCACTCTCGGCGAAAGGGGCCGGGATGTATTCAAAAAGCAGGAGAGGGAGTAATCTCTCAATCGCCCACAGCGATGACGGCACCTCGGTCGCGACCACCGAGGCCGGCGACGACTCTTTTCTCCACCCCGGTGCTAGTGGACGGGTCTCCAGCATCCCGCCGACACCGGATCTCATTCCCAACCGCAGCAGCACTAGCATGTCAATCGCTAGCACGGCGACGACCCCTGAGCGCACCTCCCAACAGTATAGCCTGGGGCACCACGATATCCCCACCAGAATcctcgaagacgacgaggatgagctcGCCGGTGAACGGAGCGAGAGTGAGAACCCCATCCCGCATGAGCCAAGTAATTTCGTCGGCAAGCACGCAGAGTCCCTGATCCACCGTCCTTCGGGTGCGAGGATCAGCGCCCTGGGTAGCTCTCGTTAA